In one window of Leptospira sp. WS92.C1 DNA:
- a CDS encoding ankyrin repeat domain-containing protein, translating into MNPLFGTSISSADRKLLSAAINGNLRLAKAALDQGASVNARDPRQYFLGETPLHKVVLNNDVSFLRFLLSRGADPNLSDDRGETPLITAVYGLSLESLSVLIQAKADLNAETKSGLNAAIVASDLCSLPTLKILKKAGINFNRRTQKGLFAMFTAVRRCNSKLIQYLIDAGASIHSATNTGMTPLMYALKRGNLEIVPFLLEQGSSVQAQDQSGNDAMYYLIRFSWRDTTTIRNIAIQFIEKGSPPNREYQDGTTPLFLLLKKDFLDQYDNFVRYCKTHKIRGDIPNRFGLTPARYFQFLQELKNETEIGSAIGIDEIKKYEQKLLQINQKDPSIAFYLLHLGLWDWMDSESTIQIILESFLRLSKFPALGWMENNLWYNVLVQFPENLSLKTLLSEKFSEPPAGLWNYTGIVPSPEDPFSSELWLQSVGKGNHLQWGTELVRPDTAIGMTMRDCRPEIARRLLSKKSFWKLESQYGFSEYFKLIECKDEEKEKELFQLLKLAGANPGKADWIRDNRGGGWGSPLCSVINEMIDLSSSTKDQSKYVRYQRRAMTLLEMGASPNCYLDNRDGDLTVLDAVRKYGLKDLETLLISYGAQDQLKLPLRNAITSGNQKQIKDLIDKGAVIDLKELRLAAKDEKILKLLVEEYNTLESSLIHDSIFQTEKNSDLDLLPFLLKSGFSLKVRMLTDSLNGYAMRHSCAISTLITSDNVKLKSLLQTYDFKEYSCRGFHYHAQEDPSIYSRKIAAYHSFKKYYGEKIKNLKLEKAFPEINEESYLSR; encoded by the coding sequence ATGAATCCCTTGTTTGGGACATCCATTTCTTCTGCAGACCGCAAATTACTTTCAGCCGCGATCAACGGAAATCTACGATTGGCAAAAGCGGCGCTGGATCAAGGAGCCTCTGTCAACGCACGAGACCCAAGACAGTATTTCTTAGGCGAAACTCCTTTGCACAAGGTGGTTTTAAATAACGACGTTTCTTTTTTACGATTTCTTCTGAGTCGCGGTGCGGATCCAAATCTAAGCGATGATCGCGGAGAAACTCCGTTGATCACCGCGGTTTATGGTCTGAGTTTGGAATCGTTATCGGTACTGATTCAAGCAAAGGCGGATCTCAATGCGGAAACCAAATCCGGACTCAACGCTGCAATCGTCGCTAGCGATCTTTGTTCTCTGCCCACATTAAAGATATTAAAAAAAGCAGGAATCAATTTCAATCGACGAACTCAAAAAGGACTCTTTGCTATGTTTACGGCTGTTAGGCGATGCAATTCTAAATTGATACAATACTTAATCGATGCAGGAGCTTCGATCCATTCCGCAACAAACACCGGGATGACCCCGCTTATGTACGCCCTAAAGCGAGGCAATTTAGAGATCGTCCCTTTTTTATTAGAACAAGGCTCATCCGTTCAGGCTCAAGATCAATCTGGGAATGACGCAATGTATTATTTGATTCGTTTTAGTTGGAGGGATACAACAACGATTCGAAACATTGCAATCCAATTCATAGAAAAGGGGAGTCCTCCTAATCGAGAATATCAAGACGGAACAACGCCTCTTTTTTTATTATTAAAAAAAGACTTTCTCGACCAATACGACAATTTCGTTAGATATTGTAAAACACATAAAATCAGGGGGGATATACCGAATCGATTTGGACTGACTCCCGCTCGATACTTTCAATTTCTGCAAGAATTAAAAAATGAGACAGAAATAGGGAGTGCAATAGGAATAGATGAAATTAAAAAATATGAACAAAAATTACTTCAAATCAATCAAAAAGATCCTAGTATTGCTTTCTATCTTTTACATTTGGGTTTGTGGGATTGGATGGATTCCGAAAGCACGATTCAAATCATCCTGGAATCTTTTCTTCGTTTATCAAAATTTCCGGCTTTAGGATGGATGGAAAACAATCTTTGGTATAATGTTCTTGTTCAATTTCCCGAAAATCTCAGTCTCAAAACTCTTTTATCAGAAAAGTTTTCGGAACCACCCGCTGGGCTTTGGAATTACACGGGAATCGTTCCGTCTCCGGAAGATCCTTTTTCGTCCGAACTCTGGCTTCAATCCGTTGGAAAAGGAAATCATCTTCAGTGGGGAACCGAACTTGTAAGACCCGATACTGCAATCGGAATGACAATGAGAGATTGTAGACCGGAGATTGCTAGAAGACTTTTATCTAAAAAATCATTTTGGAAATTAGAAAGTCAGTATGGTTTTTCGGAATATTTTAAACTCATAGAGTGTAAAGACGAGGAAAAAGAAAAGGAATTATTTCAATTGCTCAAATTGGCGGGCGCGAATCCGGGCAAAGCCGATTGGATTCGAGATAACCGTGGTGGTGGTTGGGGTTCTCCCCTTTGCAGTGTTATCAATGAAATGATCGATTTATCGTCTTCCACAAAAGATCAAAGTAAATACGTACGATATCAGAGACGTGCGATGACGTTACTCGAAATGGGCGCAAGCCCCAATTGTTATCTTGACAATAGGGATGGAGATCTAACCGTTTTGGACGCGGTTCGAAAATACGGATTGAAAGATCTGGAGACATTGCTGATCTCATATGGTGCTCAAGATCAACTCAAACTTCCCTTAAGAAACGCGATCACTTCAGGAAATCAAAAGCAAATCAAAGATTTAATCGACAAAGGAGCTGTCATCGATTTGAAAGAATTACGCTTAGCGGCAAAGGATGAAAAAATCCTAAAACTACTCGTAGAAGAATACAATACTTTAGAAAGCTCGTTGATACATGATTCTATCTTTCAAACCGAAAAAAACAGCGATTTGGATCTTTTACCATTTCTTTTAAAAAGCGGATTTTCTCTGAAAGTGCGTATGCTAACTGATTCTCTAAACGGTTACGCGATGAGACACAGTTGTGCAATTTCCACGCTTATCACATCCGATAACGTAAAATTAAAATCTTTATTGCAAACCTATGATTTTAAAGAATATTCCTGTCGTGGGTTTCATTACCATGCACAAGAGGATCCATCAATATACTCTAGAAAAATAGCAGCATACCATTCTTTTAAAAAATATTATGGAGAAAAAATTAAAAATTTAAAGTTAGAAAAAGCATTCCCCGAGATCAATGAGGAGTCTTATTTATCAAGATGA
- a CDS encoding MIP/aquaporin family protein, with the protein MISPFFGEFLGTLVLILLGNGVVAGVLLEHSKSKNAGWMVITAGWAFAVMLGIFTSNAFGSSDAHLNPAVTLAFAIKSGDYSKLAIYIPAQIAGAFFGAVFNYLHYLPHWKETKDPGKILAVFSTEPAISHTASNFFSEFLGTFLLILGIICIFSPTMQGLGTHFGAFLIGILVWSIGLSMGGTTGYAINPARDLGPRLAHFLLPIVGKGPSNWKYAWLPIVAPLSGAALAGFLLGWM; encoded by the coding sequence ATGATATCACCATTTTTTGGAGAATTTTTAGGAACGCTGGTTTTGATTCTTTTAGGAAACGGAGTCGTCGCAGGGGTTTTATTGGAACACAGCAAATCCAAAAACGCAGGATGGATGGTGATCACTGCAGGCTGGGCCTTTGCGGTGATGTTGGGAATTTTTACCTCCAATGCGTTCGGGAGTTCCGACGCTCATCTCAATCCGGCGGTCACTCTTGCATTTGCGATCAAGTCGGGGGATTATTCTAAACTCGCAATCTACATTCCCGCACAAATCGCGGGAGCATTTTTCGGAGCGGTTTTCAACTACCTACACTATCTTCCGCATTGGAAAGAAACAAAGGATCCGGGAAAGATTCTCGCGGTCTTCTCCACCGAACCTGCGATCTCTCACACTGCTTCCAATTTTTTTAGCGAATTCTTAGGAACGTTTTTGCTCATTCTCGGAATCATTTGCATTTTTTCTCCGACGATGCAAGGACTTGGGACTCATTTCGGAGCCTTTTTAATAGGAATTCTTGTCTGGAGCATCGGTCTTTCCATGGGAGGTACGACCGGATATGCGATCAATCCAGCGAGAGATCTCGGTCCGAGGCTGGCTCATTTTCTTTTACCGATCGTGGGAAAGGGTCCTTCCAATTGGAAATATGCATGGCTTCCGATCGTCGCACCTTTGAGCGGCGCTGCCTTAGCGGGTTTTTTGTTGGGATGGATGTGA
- a CDS encoding YceK/YidQ family lipoprotein codes for MKKYLLPVFILALFSTVHCATIQSIYEIRWLSQFVPRDFTITNEEKISIFGNLNDEFEYDPNDSNPIYSGVRYGAKRFPSNRSLYFIKRCYIANSNICMFGAILTFPIALSLVTAYEIVDFTASVIGDTLFLPITIPWKLEKIKRHQIDCRNWAPFMKILSMDELEIRTKFRSMIQDQEARSVCWTPHDRVSTLLDHLIMNQGIYDSSYSSKSDEAPHISAMYKLFLLIKKEKLLENELIKRYYSKSENRNSLFSYRIQYELELFDFFDRSINDPNEKIRILTQCKKNYILRWSCIFEKTNLPDTLPAVFVYFLNTQGPLYNAPLHDTYSLDFKNRGKVTDPFPESMRKIYETFQTELSGSKIKNKQSVMPNTLQLVLDSFHPERCKSDWIKDRSTYFPEIEKRNRKAQVIVQLLKKDGETETTIRNFRKELKKRVSGCYRDQTIDDQTTELKGWMKSIFEKGPGQYFKDL; via the coding sequence ATGAAAAAATATTTATTACCCGTATTTATCTTAGCTCTTTTTTCGACTGTCCATTGTGCCACAATACAATCCATTTACGAAATCCGTTGGCTTTCGCAATTTGTTCCTCGTGATTTCACTATCACTAACGAGGAAAAAATATCGATTTTCGGAAATCTAAATGATGAATTTGAGTATGATCCAAACGATTCAAACCCAATCTACTCAGGTGTTCGGTACGGCGCGAAACGATTTCCCAGCAATAGATCACTGTATTTCATAAAACGCTGTTATATTGCTAATAGTAATATATGTATGTTCGGTGCTATTCTCACATTTCCAATAGCGCTATCTCTTGTAACTGCATATGAAATCGTTGACTTTACAGCAAGTGTAATCGGAGACACCCTCTTCCTTCCGATCACCATCCCTTGGAAACTGGAAAAAATTAAAAGACATCAAATCGACTGTAGAAATTGGGCTCCATTTATGAAAATATTATCTATGGACGAACTCGAAATACGTACCAAATTCAGGTCGATGATTCAAGATCAAGAAGCGCGTTCCGTATGTTGGACACCTCATGACAGGGTTAGTACTCTATTGGATCATCTAATTATGAATCAAGGTATCTATGATTCTTCTTATTCTTCAAAATCAGATGAGGCCCCCCATATAAGCGCAATGTATAAATTATTCTTACTGATTAAAAAAGAAAAACTACTCGAAAACGAATTGATCAAAAGATATTATTCAAAGTCAGAGAATAGAAATTCTCTTTTTTCATATAGGATACAATATGAATTAGAATTGTTTGATTTTTTTGACCGTAGTATCAATGACCCAAACGAAAAAATAAGAATTCTGACTCAATGCAAGAAGAATTATATCTTACGATGGAGTTGTATTTTTGAGAAGACAAATCTTCCCGATACTTTACCCGCAGTGTTTGTGTATTTTCTAAATACTCAGGGGCCCCTATATAATGCACCCCTACATGATACCTATTCTTTAGATTTCAAAAATCGTGGAAAGGTAACGGATCCTTTTCCGGAATCAATGAGAAAAATCTATGAAACTTTCCAAACCGAACTCTCGGGATCAAAAATAAAAAACAAACAATCCGTGATGCCAAATACTCTTCAGCTGGTATTGGATAGCTTTCATCCCGAACGATGCAAATCAGACTGGATAAAAGATAGATCTACTTATTTCCCTGAGATTGAAAAGAGGAACCGTAAAGCGCAGGTGATAGTCCAGTTACTCAAAAAGGATGGAGAAACCGAAACTACAATCCGGAACTTTCGGAAGGAGTTAAAAAAAAGAGTATCTGGCTGTTATCGTGATCAAACGATCGATGATCAAACGACCGAGTTAAAAGGATGGATGAAATCTATTTTTGAAAAAGGGCCAGGGCAATACTTTAAAGATTTATAA
- a CDS encoding SpoIIE family protein phosphatase, translated as MNPYILIPFSALLINGALFAYVNALKGNSKTVDLYQRFSFVLSIWHIALILYWSFLPGNLSLIFFKISSFAWIFIGCLFFEFAVQFTNSSFRFLIYFFRGLSLVSFLITLSTDLVIAGTSRAYWGDVLISGPLYLPVTNFVVGLPTLVGSLILIWKSFGSQNVFFKNQSRLVAYGTIFTYVLSFLTTILPRFLGSSLTFPPVSGSAAVIQSICIFIAIQKYGFMDLKLEHIALRLYSEIREGVILLSSKDTLLFINLSARKMLNIPEDVNTGTVLDLKGCLEGFPSDSYFERKEFVNLAVQSTVPIPGLHEELFPTPENKYLEVSSSPIPLSGKSGGKVYILRDITEKKESFEKIRKLLYRLDLDLDLARNIQEMITTRDFPDSPDYKIHSYFKPYVKVGGDILNVRKEKDESLHILFGDVSGHGISAAMVAAMTSIAFEAATGRSTYTDQNLLFMHELLKDTITLHFLSSVYMRYVPSEKKLEYSYGGHHPGLLIRDKECIFIEGSGGILFAISSPKIQRYELNLQKGDRILFYSDGLFEVRNGEGNILGKQKFLEAVKSLMSEDTNSMIRSILSYSGSYGEGEMSDDVTIFCLEVL; from the coding sequence ATGAACCCGTATATCCTGATTCCGTTTTCGGCGCTTTTGATCAACGGTGCGTTATTCGCCTATGTAAACGCTCTCAAAGGTAACTCGAAAACGGTGGACCTATATCAAAGATTTTCATTTGTGTTATCGATTTGGCATATTGCTCTCATTCTTTACTGGTCCTTTTTACCGGGAAATCTTTCTTTGATCTTCTTTAAAATTTCTTCCTTTGCCTGGATCTTTATCGGTTGTCTGTTTTTCGAATTCGCGGTTCAGTTTACCAATTCCTCGTTTCGCTTTCTCATTTATTTTTTCCGTGGACTTTCACTCGTTTCGTTTTTGATCACTCTAAGTACGGATTTAGTCATCGCAGGGACCTCCAGAGCATATTGGGGAGACGTTTTGATTTCGGGCCCCCTCTATCTTCCCGTCACGAACTTCGTGGTCGGCCTTCCTACGTTAGTCGGCTCTTTGATCTTAATTTGGAAAAGTTTCGGCTCTCAGAATGTGTTTTTTAAAAACCAATCCAGACTCGTAGCTTACGGAACCATCTTTACCTATGTTTTGAGTTTTCTAACCACTATCCTACCGAGATTTCTGGGTTCTTCGCTTACCTTTCCTCCTGTCAGCGGAAGCGCGGCCGTAATCCAATCGATCTGTATTTTTATTGCGATTCAAAAATACGGTTTTATGGATCTAAAACTCGAACACATCGCTCTTCGTCTCTATTCTGAAATTCGAGAAGGTGTGATTTTGCTTTCTTCCAAAGATACACTTTTGTTCATCAATCTTTCTGCTCGCAAAATGTTAAACATCCCTGAAGACGTCAACACGGGTACAGTTCTCGATTTAAAAGGATGTCTGGAAGGATTTCCCTCCGATTCTTATTTTGAAAGAAAGGAATTCGTAAATTTAGCCGTACAATCGACGGTTCCCATTCCCGGACTTCATGAAGAACTTTTTCCGACCCCTGAAAACAAATATCTGGAAGTCTCGTCCTCCCCTATCCCTCTTTCCGGAAAAAGCGGAGGAAAGGTTTATATCCTGAGAGATATCACGGAAAAAAAGGAATCTTTCGAGAAAATTAGAAAATTGTTATATAGATTGGATCTGGATCTAGATCTTGCCAGAAATATCCAGGAGATGATCACAACTCGGGACTTTCCGGATTCTCCGGATTATAAAATTCATTCCTACTTTAAGCCCTATGTAAAGGTGGGAGGGGATATTCTCAACGTCAGAAAAGAAAAGGATGAGAGTCTGCACATCCTATTCGGAGACGTTTCCGGACACGGAATTTCCGCGGCGATGGTGGCGGCAATGACCTCGATCGCGTTCGAAGCGGCGACGGGAAGAAGCACATATACGGATCAGAATCTTCTTTTTATGCATGAGCTCTTAAAGGATACGATCACATTGCACTTTCTTTCCTCGGTTTATATGAGATATGTTCCTTCCGAAAAAAAACTGGAATACAGTTACGGCGGCCATCATCCTGGATTGTTGATCCGCGATAAGGAATGTATCTTTATAGAGGGTTCCGGGGGAATCCTTTTTGCGATCTCCTCTCCTAAAATTCAGAGATACGAGCTCAACCTGCAAAAAGGGGACCGTATTCTTTTTTATTCCGATGGCCTGTTCGAAGTGCGTAACGGAGAAGGAAATATTTTAGGAAAACAAAAATTTTTGGAAGCAGTCAAATCTTTGATGAGCGAGGACACAAATTCGATGATTCGTTCCATTCTATCCTACTCAGGTTCGTATGGAGAAGGTGAGATGTCGGATGACGTGACGATTTTTTGCTTGGAAGTTCTTTAA
- the fliD gene encoding flagellar filament capping protein FliD, with the protein MPAFTIPGLSSGQDTNLIVKKLVELEAKPIRRLEQQNSFNKAQVKAWNDLKIVTTDLQNKTRALISFTAPFAMKNIVSEPEGVVSGDASRSASAGKRKIEVKELATFHQISGEKTDANKQIPSGSFKIFSGDSEKEIEFSGGTVRDLAAAIKISAAGLVNTGLVKVDGDNYVFTLTSGLSGKDRKLKFEDSNGVLQASGLVGATEPADPPKVINLFPLMDQIAVFQSEKYGTPADSKPFLKEENGKKWMEVIASGSFQFGIPTTELKKNTRIELITSAVFAPEDKLELGILYKENDKEKMIFETASKQEGKIVLSLKNFPSGQKAHKILFANSSGKTVALDSFHLVIPGEFRGAKPFKEIAEAKDAVFLVDGIEVKRPKNEGLTDVLDGVSLNLHKKTEGPVSIDIKTDSDKGLEMIKEFVAAYNTVLKFSKESSAVDKNAKVNDGKEDGGEIGQTYWEGKTKTGLLSGEHTVLRLIAGMKTVASSSYPVTGENPVRMLSDIGISTGKVGSKWDDIQDGFLVLDEEKLKTKLAENPDNVRNLFAIDTNSDARMDTGVAVDLLEHVKPYTQYAGGLVSGKVKMLEEQVTDNNKKIKEFESHLVSYEKKLKSKFLYMEQGVGKNKAVGAYLNNNLRGAGRNE; encoded by the coding sequence ATGCCCGCATTTACGATTCCCGGACTGAGCTCCGGACAGGACACCAATTTGATCGTAAAAAAACTGGTGGAATTGGAAGCAAAACCGATCCGCCGGCTTGAGCAGCAGAATTCGTTTAACAAGGCTCAGGTGAAAGCCTGGAACGATCTCAAAATCGTTACGACCGATTTACAAAATAAAACCAGAGCACTCATATCATTTACCGCGCCCTTTGCAATGAAGAATATCGTCTCCGAGCCGGAAGGTGTGGTGAGCGGGGACGCGTCCCGTTCCGCGAGCGCTGGAAAACGAAAGATCGAAGTCAAAGAACTCGCGACCTTTCATCAAATTTCCGGAGAAAAAACGGATGCAAATAAACAGATTCCTTCCGGAAGTTTTAAAATCTTTTCGGGAGATTCCGAAAAGGAAATCGAATTTTCGGGTGGAACCGTTCGAGATCTTGCGGCGGCGATCAAGATTTCCGCGGCTGGGCTCGTCAACACCGGACTCGTAAAAGTGGACGGAGACAATTACGTTTTCACCCTGACCTCTGGATTGTCCGGAAAGGATCGCAAGCTTAAATTTGAAGATTCGAATGGGGTTCTTCAGGCTTCCGGTCTTGTCGGCGCGACCGAACCGGCGGATCCTCCTAAGGTAATTAATTTATTTCCATTGATGGATCAGATCGCGGTGTTTCAATCCGAAAAATACGGAACTCCTGCGGATTCCAAACCGTTTCTCAAAGAGGAAAACGGAAAAAAATGGATGGAAGTCATTGCATCCGGTTCTTTTCAGTTCGGAATTCCGACCACAGAACTAAAAAAGAATACAAGAATCGAACTCATCACTTCCGCTGTTTTTGCTCCCGAAGACAAACTCGAATTAGGAATTCTTTATAAAGAAAACGATAAGGAAAAGATGATCTTCGAAACCGCTTCCAAACAGGAAGGAAAGATCGTCCTCAGTCTGAAAAATTTTCCTTCGGGGCAAAAAGCACACAAGATTCTATTTGCAAACTCGAGCGGAAAAACGGTCGCGCTGGACTCGTTTCATCTTGTCATTCCAGGAGAATTTAGAGGAGCAAAACCTTTCAAAGAAATCGCCGAAGCAAAAGACGCCGTTTTTCTCGTGGATGGGATCGAAGTCAAGCGCCCAAAAAACGAAGGACTTACGGACGTCCTCGACGGGGTTTCGCTCAATCTTCACAAAAAAACGGAAGGTCCGGTCAGCATCGATATCAAAACGGATTCGGACAAGGGTCTTGAGATGATCAAGGAATTTGTCGCGGCCTATAACACAGTATTAAAGTTTTCTAAAGAATCGAGCGCCGTGGATAAAAACGCCAAAGTAAACGACGGAAAAGAGGACGGCGGAGAGATCGGACAAACCTATTGGGAAGGAAAAACGAAAACCGGTCTTTTATCAGGAGAACATACGGTTCTTCGTTTGATCGCGGGTATGAAAACCGTTGCGAGTTCCTCATATCCGGTTACGGGTGAAAATCCGGTTAGAATGTTAAGCGACATCGGAATCAGCACCGGAAAGGTGGGAAGTAAATGGGACGATATCCAGGACGGCTTTCTCGTTCTCGACGAAGAAAAACTAAAAACCAAACTCGCTGAAAATCCGGACAATGTTCGTAATCTTTTTGCAATCGATACAAATTCGGACGCGAGAATGGATACCGGAGTCGCTGTCGATCTTTTGGAGCACGTAAAACCTTACACGCAGTATGCGGGCGGACTCGTATCCGGAAAGGTAAAAATGCTCGAAGAGCAGGTAACGGATAATAATAAGAAAATTAAAGAATTTGAAAGTCATCTCGTAAGTTACGAGAAAAAACTGAAATCCAAATTCCTCTATATGGAACAGGGAGTCGGTAAGAATAAAGCGGTGGGCGCTTATTTGAACAATAACCTCAGAGGCGCCGGCAGAAATGAGTGA
- a CDS encoding IS256 family transposase, giving the protein MRAEEEKAHLKVIQVDETQLKKDLSELVRGSVEETLNALLDEEADKLCKASRYERSPDRVDTRAGSYNRNFETKAGKVKLKVPKLRTIPFESAIIDRYKRRESSVEEALMEMYLAGVSVRRVEDITESLWGTKVSPSTISKLNQKVFVQIDEWRIRPLTDEYPYVYLDGLYLKKSWGGEVRNVAILVAIGVNSEGYREVLGSMEGAREDKESWQAFLKHLKDRGLRGVNLIISDKCLGLVESIPYFFPESKWQRCIVHFYRNVFGKAPRSSFKVISQMLKAIHAQENKEEALKKANFVAERLTEMKLKEAAKVISDGIEETLSYMDFPSEHWRKIRTNNPLERIIKEIKRRTKVVGAFPDGKSALMLATARLRHVASTKWGTKKYVDMEKLKELKTLKIMA; this is encoded by the coding sequence ATGAGGGCAGAAGAAGAAAAAGCACACTTGAAAGTAATCCAAGTGGATGAGACGCAGCTCAAGAAAGACTTGAGCGAACTCGTAAGAGGTTCAGTGGAAGAAACGCTGAACGCTCTCTTAGATGAGGAAGCGGATAAACTCTGCAAAGCCTCGAGGTATGAGAGAAGCCCGGATCGAGTAGATACAAGAGCGGGTTCGTATAATAGAAACTTCGAAACAAAAGCGGGAAAAGTAAAGTTAAAAGTTCCCAAACTAAGAACAATTCCGTTTGAGTCGGCGATCATCGATCGATACAAGCGACGGGAGAGTTCGGTAGAAGAAGCTCTCATGGAGATGTATCTCGCGGGAGTTTCAGTTCGGAGAGTCGAGGACATTACCGAAAGCCTCTGGGGAACCAAGGTCTCACCTTCAACGATCAGCAAACTCAACCAAAAAGTTTTTGTTCAAATCGACGAATGGAGAATCCGTCCGCTTACTGACGAATATCCTTACGTTTACCTGGACGGACTTTACTTGAAGAAGTCTTGGGGTGGAGAAGTTCGTAACGTAGCGATTCTCGTAGCCATAGGGGTTAATTCAGAAGGTTACAGAGAAGTTCTTGGTTCGATGGAAGGAGCCAGAGAAGACAAAGAGAGTTGGCAAGCGTTCCTAAAACATCTTAAGGACCGGGGACTCAGAGGAGTGAACTTAATTATCTCAGACAAATGTTTAGGCTTAGTGGAATCGATTCCTTACTTCTTTCCAGAATCGAAATGGCAGAGGTGTATCGTTCATTTCTACAGGAATGTATTTGGAAAGGCTCCAAGAAGTTCCTTTAAAGTGATTTCACAAATGTTGAAAGCGATTCATGCTCAGGAAAACAAAGAAGAAGCTTTGAAGAAAGCCAACTTTGTCGCCGAGCGCTTGACTGAAATGAAATTGAAGGAAGCAGCTAAAGTCATCTCCGATGGAATCGAAGAAACTCTCTCTTATATGGATTTTCCTTCCGAGCATTGGAGAAAGATCCGAACCAACAATCCATTAGAAAGAATCATCAAAGAGATCAAGAGAAGAACAAAGGTCGTAGGAGCCTTTCCTGATGGGAAGTCCGCTCTCATGTTAGCCACTGCTCGCCTCAGGCATGTTGCATCAACTAAGTGGGGAACAAAAAAGTATGTTGACATGGAGAAGTTAAAAGAGTTAAAAACTTTAAAGATCATGGCTTGA
- a CDS encoding Rrf2 family transcriptional regulator → MAIPSRYAVAIHILTFLENENGGDTTSDTIAKSVGTNPAIVRTLTGKLRKAGLVLTRQGVPGASLAKPAAEIRLSDIYRAIEASECLFIVHDHPKQDCSVGMGILPTLERMFGEAQAALESKLGEFSLEDVLEQVRGECRKKLTLST, encoded by the coding sequence TTGGCAATTCCTAGTCGTTATGCAGTGGCAATCCACATTCTTACTTTTTTGGAAAATGAGAATGGGGGAGATACGACATCGGATACAATCGCAAAATCCGTAGGCACGAACCCGGCGATTGTTCGAACTCTCACAGGAAAGCTTAGAAAGGCGGGCCTAGTTTTGACTCGGCAAGGTGTTCCTGGTGCTTCCCTTGCAAAACCTGCCGCGGAGATCCGACTTTCCGATATTTATCGTGCGATCGAAGCTTCCGAATGCCTTTTTATCGTACACGATCATCCCAAACAAGATTGTTCTGTGGGCATGGGCATTTTGCCGACTCTGGAACGTATGTTTGGCGAAGCTCAAGCCGCTCTCGAATCGAAATTGGGAGAATTTTCCCTCGAAGATGTACTGGAGCAGGTTCGTGGAGAATGTAGAAAAAAATTAACTCTTTCCACCTGA